Below is a window of Elusimicrobiota bacterium DNA.
TTGCGGTGTATACCTGATAAACATATCCAGTCTTAATATCAAACACCTGTAATGCATAAGTTCCGGATCTAGTTTTATACCCGTCAGTTGAACTTACAACTGTCCATGTAGAAATTGATGATTTATACCATCCCGTAGCGGTACCGATTTCGAAATCAGGATTTTGTGTTAATCCCATCCCCTCTACAGGAAATGATAATTTAAGGCACACGGTTATCAGAATAAGTACTGGGCTAAAGTATGATTTCATTTTTTATTAGCGTTACAAAGTTTAACTTCTACCATCCCAATAACAGAGTTTAGCATAAAGATTTTATCAGCATTCACGAGGTCACGGCAGGTTAACACTTTTTCGTACGCATTCCTGTTGTTCTTCAAAAAATACCGGCGGTAAACACCGGGTAATACCCCGCAGTTCAACGGCGGAGTATAGTACTTCCCGTTTTTCAGGATTGCAAGGTTTGCACGCCCAAATTCCGTTACTTCTCCATGGGTATTAAAATATATGACACCCAGATACCCTTTTTCAGCACAGTACTTATGTTCACGGTCGTAGAGTTCACGGTTCGTAGTTTTGTGATACAAAAACTTATCCTCCGGCCTTGTCCGTGTTTTTGATACCACAACTTTATTTGAGGTAAAAACTATTTCCCCGGCAGGAGTGGTTTCTAATATATAGTTCTCAAGTTCAACTTTACCTGAAGGAGATACCAACATGCGTACACGGTACTTCTTTGTTTTATCGAACCCGCCGGAGTTTTTTCGTAATACCGCGTTAACAGTTTGAAGGTTAATCCTGTACCCGAAATACTGCGCTGATTTTTCAAGACGGTTAAGGTGGTACGCATACAAAAAATACCCGTGTTCTTCAGCAGACCAAAGAAATGTTTCAATAAGTTTAAACGGTTTGACTTTATCATACACAAACTGCGCTTTCAGCATACACTCCGAGTGTTCATCCTTCCCCGCAGAATCCCAGATAATACCGCTGCCAATCCCTAATTCACTATCGTAAGAATCCTTTTTACTTTTCTTTTTCTTCAAAACAGCTGTGCGGATTGCAACATTGAATACAGCATCACCTCTTGGGGTGATAAAGCCAACCGCGCCTGTATACACACCTCGGGGTGTATTTTCCAGTGAACTTATAATTTCCATTGTCCGTATTTTTGGAGAACCCGTGACGGAACCCGATGGGTAAAGCGTATGCATTATTCTATAGAGGCTGGTCCGGGGTTTAAGTTTTGCGGTAATTGTTGAAGTCATTTGGTATAACGTTTCATAACGTTCAACCTCAAATAATTTTGTTACTTTAACACTGCCGGTTACGGCGATACGCCCGAGGTCATTACGTAAAAGATCGACGATCATAAGGTTTTCCGCACGGTTTTTTTTACTGTTATGCAGCTCATCCGCAAGCACACAGTCTTCCGCTGTATCAACCCCGCGGCGGATTGTCCCCTTCATAGGCTTCATTACGATATTACACCCGGTTTTCCTAAAATATAATTCTGGTGAGAATGAAAGGATATGTGTATCCCCGTCGGAGATATAAGCGGAATACGCTACTTTCTGTGTACCCCTTAACGTATTGTATAAAGAGGAAGGTTCACCGTTGAATTCAAACTTTGTACGGAAAGTATAATTTACCTGATACGTCTCACCTGCCGCGATGTACTCCTTAATTTTATTGATATTACGCTCATAAACTGCGGGAGTAATCCCGGGTTTTTGTTTACTAAGTACACCCCGGGATTCTGTTGTATCACCGGTATAACCACCCGGTAAGTGTTTACCACCATTATTCACCCACCGCCCGGTTACGTGATTAAATATCATTGGTGTACGATATATTGTAAACACAGCTAAAGGCACTTTCACACAGGTCGATACCAAAGGTTTTTGTGTCAACCCTTGAGGATAATCCAATCCATAACCAAGTTCGTACGAGAAATATCCAGCAGCGTAGTATCCGCGGCCAACCCAACTCTCAATTTCATTAATCCGTTTCTCAATCTCACCTAGCTGGTTGATTTTAATCGTATGCACAGGATCCAGGAAAAAGTATGACCTGCGATTATTCTGATCATACTTCCTGGTTTCAAATATCGCAAACTTTTTGTGTTTCTTTACAAAACTGTGTAATAGTTCATCCGGTATATCAAACATTAAACTCTATCTTATTTAGGCGCTGCAGGAATTATCCCGGAACTCATCAATAACTGCGTTTCCTTCCGTGCGCGCGCAATGATGTCATACGCGGTTTTGTATAACGCATCACGGGTAAGCGTCTTCATTGCGACTTTTTGTTCAATCGCTTTCATTCCGACATCCGTTGCAACTATTGGAATAACTTCCCATTCGTCCATCGTAGGAAGCAACCTGTTTTCTGAAATCCCGCTTTTTTCTGCATACCTAGCCAACCCTTCCGCCGCGGTGATACACATTTCATCAGTTATGTATTGCGCCTGTACATCCAAAACTCCACGGAAAACCGCAGGGAAGCCTAACGAATTATTTACCTGGTTAGGGAAATCACTGCGTCCTGTCGCAACAACACGCGCACCGGCTTCCTTCGCAACCCACGGCCAGATTTCGGGGGTCGGGTTTGCGCAAGCGAAGAGAATTGCGTCTTTACTCATTTTTTCTACCCATTCAGGTTTTATTACGTCAGGGCCCGGAGTGGATAACGAAATCACAACATCCGTACCGGCCATTGCATCCGCAATACTGCCCGACACATTTTCCTTATTAGTTTTCTCACAGAGTTCCCATTTCTCAGGATACCTTCCTTTAATATCAGCGCGTTTACGGTTAAGGATTCCTTTACTGTCGCATACCATCATCTTACCGGCATTTGCGCCGTAGAACATTAATAACCGAGCAATACAAACATTTGCGGAACCCGCACCGATAAGCGTAATTTTTACGTCAGACATTTTTTTCCCTACAACCTTTAACGCATTGATTAACCCTGCTAAGGTTACCAAAGCAGTACCCTGCTGGTCATCATGCCAAACCGGTACCGTACACTCATTACGCAGG
It encodes the following:
- the pabB gene encoding aminodeoxychorismate synthase component I, translating into MFDIPDELLHSFVKKHKKFAIFETRKYDQNNRRSYFFLDPVHTIKINQLGEIEKRINEIESWVGRGYYAAGYFSYELGYGLDYPQGLTQKPLVSTCVKVPLAVFTIYRTPMIFNHVTGRWVNNGGKHLPGGYTGDTTESRGVLSKQKPGITPAVYERNINKIKEYIAAGETYQVNYTFRTKFEFNGEPSSLYNTLRGTQKVAYSAYISDGDTHILSFSPELYFRKTGCNIVMKPMKGTIRRGVDTAEDCVLADELHNSKKNRAENLMIVDLLRNDLGRIAVTGSVKVTKLFEVERYETLYQMTSTITAKLKPRTSLYRIMHTLYPSGSVTGSPKIRTMEIISSLENTPRGVYTGAVGFITPRGDAVFNVAIRTAVLKKKKSKKDSYDSELGIGSGIIWDSAGKDEHSECMLKAQFVYDKVKPFKLIETFLWSAEEHGYFLYAYHLNRLEKSAQYFGYRINLQTVNAVLRKNSGGFDKTKKYRVRMLVSPSGKVELENYILETTPAGEIVFTSNKVVVSKTRTRPEDKFLYHKTTNRELYDREHKYCAEKGYLGVIYFNTHGEVTEFGRANLAILKNGKYYTPPLNCGVLPGVYRRYFLKNNRNAYEKVLTCRDLVNADKIFMLNSVIGMVEVKLCNANKK
- a CDS encoding NADP-dependent malic enzyme — its product is MSSPKNLNDEKLVQQSNKPKEDSMKLHPFYRGKTEVVPKCCIRDINDFAIWYTPGVAEPCMAINRDPKLAYEFTNKWNTIAVVSDGTRVLGLGNIGPLAAIPVMEGKALIFKYLGGVDAVPICLGTEDKELFIQTVKLLQPSFGGFNLEDISQPKCFDILYRLRNECTVPVWHDDQQGTALVTLAGLINALKVVGKKMSDVKITLIGAGSANVCIARLLMFYGANAGKMMVCDSKGILNRKRADIKGRYPEKWELCEKTNKENVSGSIADAMAGTDVVISLSTPGPDVIKPEWVEKMSKDAILFACANPTPEIWPWVAKEAGARVVATGRSDFPNQVNNSLGFPAVFRGVLDVQAQYITDEMCITAAEGLARYAEKSGISENRLLPTMDEWEVIPIVATDVGMKAIEQKVAMKTLTRDALYKTAYDIIARARKETQLLMSSGIIPAAPK